In one window of Thermus aquaticus DNA:
- a CDS encoding Wzz/FepE/Etk N-terminal domain-containing protein, which translates to MVETPQDELSLRDIVEVLRRHRVYLWAFPLILAALALIYGFLIAEPTYASTATLSVAPVQVQAQLEQRIQVQQATPITFEGLKALALSEETVGEVWEALRKEGKLPTRWQDRGSLRGVERMMRDLKVKDISPKLQAVSPNQVPPIVASLTVQAPDPQVAAKAANLWVEAVKRRVNAIPLARLEASLKALEEQVTPAEKAYREAQARWEAFNKTTTLPQDRAELDAKTQERVGLDTELAGLERDLAAVQGRIQATLAEMRRQEAIVPIGTPPEQLAIINRRLAEAQASLARELERVRQSYTQAAQVLEKFKGREQIPVWQAELSAYTEAYASAQARLIALQKDLAQKQALLQDAEARLAEYKAQLPNLSIENLVAGLTVKEAEALVADRLKEADSRLKAAEGAWAEFQRKSQLEVWKRQLGGYADRVASIRQRLESLATERAIKQTRLEEAEKELAKEPRLITLEREITADPAVAAAIAQGGNLRDLLGLKLKNQELNPAHLKLLSTALDLRADLAALDREEKALKAEEAKLAPLVQDLQRWIADEEALRARLLTELDTARDIYNAVYRYAESLKKVASRPDAALREVSPDVLAYRDRVVGLRAEIAGFKAEEEALKRSLTELDGRIRDRKAKIAAQEREKEAVTLEYATKRAAYEAFRSRYDQIASLTAQDLTFDNPNPEFQRLRSALIDAQAEEARLSARRAALLARINQVEARLGLLKDRVAKAQVEQDTVNQALELAKNAYLALAQKRTDLQIQIASNQEAWASILAPAYPVYEKVAPKRGLLLALAVALGLMLGVMAAFVAEALRPKEPAPQVG; encoded by the coding sequence ATGGTGGAGACCCCCCAAGACGAGCTTTCCCTGCGGGACATCGTGGAGGTCCTGAGGCGGCACCGGGTGTACCTCTGGGCCTTTCCCCTGATCCTGGCCGCCCTGGCCCTCATCTACGGCTTCCTCATCGCCGAGCCCACCTACGCCTCCACCGCCACCCTCAGCGTGGCCCCGGTGCAGGTGCAGGCCCAGCTGGAGCAGAGAATCCAGGTGCAGCAGGCCACGCCCATCACCTTTGAGGGGCTAAAGGCCCTGGCCCTCTCCGAGGAGACGGTGGGGGAGGTGTGGGAGGCCTTGCGGAAAGAGGGCAAGCTCCCCACGCGCTGGCAGGACCGGGGAAGCCTGCGAGGGGTTGAGCGGATGATGCGGGACCTCAAGGTCAAGGACATCTCCCCCAAGCTCCAGGCGGTAAGCCCTAACCAGGTGCCTCCCATCGTGGCCAGCCTCACCGTTCAGGCCCCGGACCCCCAGGTGGCGGCCAAGGCGGCCAACCTCTGGGTGGAGGCGGTGAAGAGGCGGGTGAACGCCATCCCCCTCGCCCGCCTCGAGGCCAGCCTCAAGGCCCTGGAGGAGCAGGTGACCCCCGCCGAGAAGGCCTACCGGGAGGCCCAGGCCCGCTGGGAGGCCTTTAACAAGACCACCACTCTGCCCCAGGACCGGGCGGAGCTGGACGCCAAGACCCAGGAGAGGGTGGGCCTGGACACGGAGCTGGCGGGCCTGGAGCGGGACCTGGCGGCGGTCCAGGGGCGGATCCAGGCCACCCTGGCGGAGATGCGCCGGCAGGAGGCCATCGTGCCCATCGGGACGCCTCCCGAGCAGCTGGCCATCATCAACCGGCGTTTAGCAGAGGCCCAGGCCTCTTTGGCGAGGGAGCTGGAGCGGGTGCGCCAGTCCTACACCCAGGCCGCCCAGGTTTTGGAGAAGTTTAAGGGGCGGGAGCAGATCCCCGTCTGGCAGGCGGAGCTTTCCGCCTATACCGAGGCCTACGCCTCAGCCCAGGCCAGGCTCATCGCCCTGCAGAAGGACCTGGCGCAGAAGCAGGCCCTCCTTCAGGACGCCGAGGCCCGCCTGGCGGAGTACAAGGCCCAGCTCCCCAACCTGTCCATTGAGAACCTGGTGGCTGGGCTCACGGTGAAGGAGGCGGAGGCCTTGGTGGCGGACCGGTTGAAGGAGGCCGATTCCAGGCTCAAGGCGGCCGAGGGGGCCTGGGCGGAGTTTCAGCGGAAGAGCCAGCTGGAGGTGTGGAAGCGGCAGCTGGGCGGGTACGCGGACCGGGTGGCCTCCATCCGCCAGCGGCTGGAGAGCCTGGCCACGGAGAGGGCCATTAAGCAAACCCGCCTGGAGGAGGCGGAAAAGGAGCTGGCCAAGGAGCCCAGGCTGATCACCCTGGAGCGGGAGATCACCGCCGACCCTGCGGTGGCGGCCGCCATCGCCCAGGGGGGGAACCTGAGGGACCTCCTGGGCCTCAAGCTCAAGAACCAGGAGCTAAACCCCGCCCACCTGAAGCTTCTCTCCACCGCCTTGGACCTCCGGGCGGACCTGGCGGCTTTGGACCGGGAGGAAAAAGCGCTTAAGGCAGAGGAGGCCAAGCTTGCGCCCTTGGTGCAGGACCTGCAGCGGTGGATTGCGGACGAGGAGGCGTTGCGGGCGCGGCTTTTGACGGAGTTGGACACGGCGCGGGACATTTACAACGCGGTGTACCGGTACGCGGAGAGCCTGAAGAAGGTGGCCTCGAGGCCGGACGCGGCCTTGCGGGAGGTGAGCCCCGATGTGCTGGCCTACCGGGACCGGGTGGTGGGCCTCAGGGCCGAGATCGCAGGCTTTAAGGCAGAAGAGGAAGCCCTAAAGCGGAGCCTCACCGAGCTGGACGGCCGCATCCGCGACCGCAAGGCCAAGATCGCCGCCCAGGAGCGGGAGAAGGAGGCCGTGACCCTGGAGTACGCCACCAAGAGGGCGGCCTACGAAGCCTTCCGTAGCCGCTACGACCAGATCGCCAGCCTCACCGCCCAGGACCTCACCTTTGACAACCCCAACCCCGAGTTCCAGCGCCTCCGGAGCGCCCTCATCGACGCCCAGGCCGAGGAGGCCCGGCTTTCTGCCAGGCGGGCCGCCCTCCTGGCCCGCATCAACCAGGTGGAGGCCCGCCTCGGGCTCCTCAAGGACCGGGTGGCCAAGGCCCAGGTGGAGCAGGACACGGTGAACCAGGCCCTAGAGCTGGCCAAAAACGCCTACCTGGCCCTGGCTCAAAAGCGCACCGACCTCCAGATCCAGATCGCCAGCAACCAGGAGGCCTGGGCCTCCATCCTGGCCCCCGCCTACCCCGTTTACGAGAAGGTGGCCCCCAAGCGGGGCCTCCTCCTGGCCCTGGCCGTGGCCCTGGGCCTGATGCTGGGGGTGATGGCGGCCTTTGTGGCCGAGGCCCTGAGGCCCAAGGAGCCCGCTCCCCAGGTGGGCTAA
- the bshA gene encoding N-acetyl-alpha-D-glucosaminyl L-malate synthase BshA, which produces MAERPSSLRLGLVAYPGLGGSGIVATELAERLARMGHRVYLFATERPFRLPQESPVAFVPVDLPYYPVFPGPLYTLSLAGTLEREAKRLELDLVHTHYAIPHAAAAYLALGEGFPLVHTLHGTDVSVLGLDPAFHGPTRRALLAARATTAVSRALAKEAEKAFGVKPTVIHNAVDPERFYPRPGRKRLYAEEGEWLLVHASNFRPIKRVPDLVRAFAKVRRRARARLLLLGKGPEEAEARRVAEELGVAPWVTFHPPTRHPEEVLGAADLFLLASEEESFGQAALEALASGVPVVATAVGGVPELVTPEVGRLVELGDLEGLAEAVLELLQSPHLPAMRRRARAYAMERFHPEAITGQYLEVYEKALT; this is translated from the coding sequence ATGGCGGAGCGCCCTTCCTCGCTGAGGCTGGGCCTAGTGGCCTACCCCGGGCTTGGGGGAAGCGGCATCGTGGCCACGGAGCTGGCGGAAAGGCTCGCCCGGATGGGGCACCGGGTCTACCTCTTCGCCACAGAACGGCCCTTCCGCCTTCCCCAAGAAAGCCCCGTGGCCTTTGTGCCCGTGGACCTGCCCTACTACCCCGTCTTCCCGGGGCCCCTCTACACCCTCTCCCTGGCGGGCACCCTGGAAAGGGAGGCCAAGCGCCTGGAGCTGGACCTCGTCCACACCCACTACGCCATCCCCCACGCGGCGGCGGCCTATTTGGCCCTCGGCGAGGGCTTTCCCCTGGTCCACACCCTCCACGGCACCGACGTCTCGGTCTTGGGCCTGGATCCCGCCTTCCACGGGCCCACCCGAAGGGCCCTCCTGGCCGCCAGGGCCACCACCGCCGTCAGCCGGGCCCTGGCCAAGGAGGCGGAGAAGGCCTTCGGGGTTAAGCCCACGGTGATCCACAACGCCGTGGACCCGGAGCGCTTTTACCCCAGGCCCGGGCGCAAGCGGCTTTACGCCGAGGAAGGGGAGTGGCTTCTGGTGCACGCTTCCAACTTCCGCCCCATCAAGCGGGTGCCGGACCTCGTGCGGGCCTTCGCCAAAGTCCGAAGGCGGGCCAGGGCCCGGCTCCTCCTCCTGGGCAAGGGCCCTGAGGAGGCCGAGGCCAGGCGGGTGGCGGAGGAGCTGGGGGTGGCCCCCTGGGTCACCTTTCACCCCCCCACCCGCCACCCGGAGGAGGTCTTAGGGGCGGCGGACCTCTTCCTCCTGGCCTCGGAGGAGGAGTCCTTCGGCCAGGCGGCCCTCGAGGCCCTGGCCTCGGGGGTGCCCGTGGTGGCCACGGCGGTGGGCGGGGTGCCGGAACTGGTCACCCCCGAGGTGGGGAGGCTCGTGGAGCTCGGGGACCTGGAAGGCCTGGCCGAGGCGGTCCTGGAGCTTTTGCAAAGCCCCCATCTTCCCGCGATGCGCAGGCGGGCCCGGGCCTACGCCATGGAGCGCTTCCACCCCGAGGCCATCACCGGGCAGTACCTGGAGGTCTACGAGAAGGCCCTAACTTAG
- a CDS encoding helix-turn-helix domain-containing protein, whose amino-acid sequence MPAPFRIHPTPEEDARLRELETNPVVPFKVLRRAQAVRLAAQGWSAPRTARYLGLDRTTLHRNLRRWPDMERLREGLGQGVLQSLCIGT is encoded by the coding sequence ATGCCTGCCCCCTTTCGCATCCACCCGACCCCAGAGGAGGACGCCCGGCTCCGAGAGCTGGAGACCAACCCTGTGGTCCCCTTCAAGGTCTTGCGCCGGGCCCAGGCGGTTCGCCTGGCCGCCCAGGGCTGGAGCGCCCCCCGCACCGCCCGCTACCTGGGCCTGGACCGCACCACCCTCCACCGCAACCTCAGGCGGTGGCCGGACATGGAGAGGCTCAGGGAAGGGCTGGGGCAGGGGGTGTTGCAAAGTCTATGCATTGGCACTTAA